In Canis lupus baileyi chromosome 15, mCanLup2.hap1, whole genome shotgun sequence, one genomic interval encodes:
- the PPP1R3B gene encoding protein phosphatase 1 regulatory subunit 3B translates to MMAVDIEYRYSCMAPSLRRERFTFKTSPKPSEPLRPCIQLSSKNEASGVVAPTVQEKKVKKRVSFADNQGLALTMVKVFSEFDEPLDIPFNITELLDNLVSLTSPESESFVLDFTQPSADYLDFRNRLQADHVCLENCVLKDRAIAGTVKVQNLAFEKMVKIRMTFDTWKSFTDFPCRYVKDTYAGSDRDTFSFDISLPEKIQSYERMEFAVCFECSGQTYWDSNKGKNYRITRAELKSAQGTAEPQNGPDFGISFDQFGSPRCSYGLFPEWPSYLGYEKLGPYY, encoded by the coding sequence ATGATGGCTGTGGACATCGAGTACAGATACAGCTGCATGGCCCCCTCCCTGCGCAGAGAGAGGTTCACCTTCAAGACGTCGCCAAAGCCGAGCGAACCACTGAGGCCTTGCATTCAGCTGAGCAGCAAGAATGAAGCCAGCGGGGTGGTGGCCCCCACCGTCCAGGAGAAAAAGGTGAAAAAGAGGGTGTCCTTCGCAGACAACCAAGGGCTGGCCCTGACTATGGTCAAAGTGTTCTCAGAATTTGATGAGCCGTTAGATATTCCATTTAACATCACTGAGCTCCTAGACAACCTTGTGAGCCTGACGAGCCCGGAGAGCGAGAGCTTCGTTTTGGATTTCACGCAGCCTTCCGCCGACTACTTGGACTTCCGAAATCGGCTTCAGGCCGACCACGTATGCCTCGAAAACTGTGTCCTGAAGGACAGAGCCATCGCAGGCACAGTGAAGGTGCAGAACCTGGCATTCGAGAAGATGGTGAAAATAAGAATGACATTTGACACCTGGAAAAGCTTCACAGACTTTCCCTGTCGGTACGTGAAGGACACGTACGCCGGTTCAGACCGGGACACTTTCTCCTTTGACATTAGCTTACCTGAGAAAATCCAGTCTTACGAGAGGATGGAGTTTGCCGTGTGCTTCGAGTGCAGCGGACAGACTTACTGGGACAGTAACAAGGGCAAAAACTATAGGATCACCCGAGCCGAACTGAAGTCCGCTCAGGGAACAGCCGAGCCACAAAACGGACCAGATTTTGGGATATCCTTTGACCAGTTTGGAAGCCCTCGGTGTTCCTACGGTCTGTTCCCAGAGTGGCCTAGTTACTTAGGATACGAAAAGCTAGGGCCCTACTATTAG